One stretch of Daphnia pulicaria isolate SC F1-1A chromosome 8, SC_F0-13Bv2, whole genome shotgun sequence DNA includes these proteins:
- the LOC124310808 gene encoding microtubule-associated protein futsch-like isoform X8, whose product MRLLQPLADCQFHSRRRPRSIVSHSLLSLLSLSLLFLFISPFGTLIRERNNKSKAYTTSPTQVGLLSSVPDPKTNLGPSKFHWRIRAETMADETSSASSAFSPLSGGYLLIVLSEPHSEQHKQVLLEHLAKGLASWDSVETQIDIESELRNIATQCPNGEEVRNGEKLIQLASDSLVTEILIQPQLSTLKQCMRNLLASFTRHRHVIHAGYTLSGPGSWILQDGTYDFGDFMHIVQDPEIQRLYRAYESSITMDLHCADEGQWSAEQINQDPAIKAAKISINPPGRLSAAESQSQQDAVNSFIRYISDILPSVTLDHLLEPSDVVGNIRFNHPTLYVFPGGQGDSALFGISGFNILVDGGFGRKPCFWDFTRHLDRLDAVVMTRSNASSLSGLTGAICRKAASPVYPQMGHIFCNLPQDGEVDLGDIDQQINAADSTSESLTVNINDLCRAMSAGLGALQLKAQPIYRSATLEPINLYHKVGHGTLDMFIVSPSANSPEVKELMRLWRSGDVSTAFRTIKMGGKEFRIPLLDIVSVCALLVWQPADPNEPVTRLLFPGSAPQHKILEGLEKFRQLEFLKSPVFMAKDVAAPPSAVITPSSTSSAFTKSPVKTKSTSSPRHTPIEPVPVKASAVRKEVSSKPPPKAADHSGSNANSKEADAKPRPAPKVIKADVLSSSSRTGSTELRAKKAEAKPTTAAPIKSTTTTTAAKKETAMSVNGETNKTLAPKIKKDVANMKMVEARVHSFKSSASLKRAEEITKNKKPGDDKDIKDKVQRSQSQSREKRSASTVRGQPADEDKTRVKLVKKIAPSTTEATPVSPAKTMTKPIKAKPKETSKPAEPKAPVAKEPLKKDKPAAPKPKPAAAKETPKPAPKAPAASSSSSTPSGKAVKRPVKAAAAAAAAVVGAAAAVVAVAAVTTEEQPTEEQPAVVEEDFNAAEAPQAASSPKQDTPTEDGGQVPDETSVLEAIESQILEDVEAVEQESQHDSEPDPANAEDEVEEKEEEQAEEQAEEQAEEQAEEQAEEQAEGSVAGEVADADEAEESAEKDEEEVVEADEEEIAQVEDGGDEGVGSEEPEVADAVISEEVVQTEDAEADAETEDAEVAVTDEVVEEVAEQVAEEVAEEVTEEVTEEVAEEVAEEVAEEVKEKTDDEEVKEKTDDEEETVPETVEPEEFDEKSANDKEEVADVEENGKPDDVVDVQDEEEVANEAEERSIDNEVSVDVAQVDQRSNDQDDNLETDECPEPVEEEEIQPAVSSTSVDAGRPKSASPQPVASGDEMANVSENDIIDQIEQSHNLDATQQESPKEQVEELQEPSEEKEVVDKKDENVEDDKVEDKDENLIEDQHEEIATTSPEPVEEEIQPAVSSQSVETSKPLSPSPQPEPEEHQDDNVEDVDREKEVEEEEKVHQEESSLDHQTIDKELDEEKDKEEDDKQPDVVASQLSGPCDSSTTEEIQSKESADVVSEKVDNVEKEEEIDDQHVDDQHDIEKRQSHELTVESTGHQEDALSSLSSLSDLEPTPVLDRSGASLYEEEQQLSSMESQPESHQFTQKSAPQMEESSPKDMQQTTKSSSLAVVDDESSGPSSVEVEEEFKAEIVVRPVPISVPLDDFVAPHQPAPSPPVVKSPVKEIPTPLVLDEEDDGVEVEEEAFQQEIKTKDSAVPITPVEEDQGASSFSYEEPQGQSEDRQLPSSQFNSDKKEESAVDGTAVSRSKEAEAEEFRASIDNQYGDFMKTPATEEKSKQKTPEEKPSTETTVEKKQPEEKCEAAVEKKTEEKISSPVEAKCAAVEEKKSEEVKKTTPEVKPAEKDEEEEEVEEEIVSKVVDNKSVKAEKVEESSVKEIAKSPETKPLDESDILEMIVGDIVTEKVEVSTTDDKSAKVSVDLEAEVVKTSEPIVESFQAVDSESTQSTKDADSHESFLDKVKNFVEDVKSSFVEDVKVSKMDTKPVESQEKEKVSLEETKEVFKKEELSIAVHAMEAEAHPTEDIEKKNVKDSIPEVPIQTTDTKSVKFDEVEVPQVSGKEKSFIEEVVQKICSVELVEKVSECLTKEKEPTGMAAKEEEEESVPVFEKCEKYGKTEKDVLAVVEPMLQATTETVVLSAEVKSQRSSTSEAAPLELELDIPERKLSNVSASSVTSVEKDAIVEAVVSEIKTTVSESEKKMANIESEIKSATIETEIKLAAIEAEIKSVSTEAEIKSATIETEIKSATIESDIKSVSTEAEIKSATIQAEIKSTTIETEIKLAAIETEIKSASTEAEMKSATIESDIKSVASEPVTDTTDLVFVAPVTASSPIDGPELLKELTFPQGLPSKSETDSSLNSLVDEIKETIQDVKVSLTESTTKSETDSTPSKDKVEDVKQILADVKETLKLESDNSSKSQVEEIKEIIHADVKATLESAPKSETVCHSVDEEVRETVADVRKASLEMTFDAVLAKPKMEEVKEIISDARKASLEMTFDADLTKPKMEEVKEVISDLRKASLEMTFDADLTKLKVEEAKEVISDVRKASVEMTIDADLPKSKVEEVKEIISDVRKASLEMTIDADLTKPKAEEAKEIISDVRKASLEMTIDANSPTSKVEEIKEIVADAKKASVETASKSEADLYKPQVEEIKEIIQDVKEAVESMSKSESVIETQVQQVKEMSFESSSKSETEVSCKSKLEEAKEIIPDVKKTEELALKCESILQETQVQQVKEITLVADCDAHSGLSSKVEEVKETIEDVKKMSSDLFASKKETVEEVKEVIHDVKETSSSAVSKVAEVAESLSQLEAKVEVKAVTPEPEVIPQAASQLKCDPLANLPVVALVETSKNVIEEVKPKSADLAKLDVVDKTEQLKPETIDCSNVSCSSSTSVTPKTPLSPNIARREVAVESTVIPAAANLESFAAPPPTRFGDDVRDVSQPSSLDSMEVHSNSSTSLAGAEKQHEEDEDEDVAATSLTPTINYLAAGYEGVSISTASKLSTIASSDGETDGAQPPSLDSNWSSKTFDKLTLAAESGARHQPEESAFSSGPSSWDDREPGARPYYVVSESISDRSATSSIISHATDDDYPAEKLDRPSLVSHVEPRSATGELNIKKELDVAPVSPVPSSPFSTDRCSSHGDFEANKDSLSSIQTSESSDFHLETKVDDSASAISSTRSDYSDDRSGSSVDPTLLQQQRLEQRSLTPRSDISCSSETTDPVTTANTTQLIQPGQQQTPVDLKANSKAELADPKLAPHNIWLKEKDTASSPNPFTDQYADDDTDHSEPLASSTLYYQQQQQPPVQQHHQQHLSDFESDRHSDSQSSSVPVAEYTDEYYVQHLDYVETTQKSSHPHPDEASDQEAYLYESEHDDQDHHYHPYATKYSDSYDEADLYPTEEAINDDYRHIGDHQNGNSYHYYESGESATTEEVVGNLHGQYEDLNRNDRTPTRDVQHPYVAPDVYESEPAVISPTSRQLDVTTAATTSSSRDERVLPQTSPLPSPQPHPLSQQLSPQQQQQQQHEDTLASWGKPLGLPAPVAPGVVFSSNGSNGSPLKRPATATNNGHKASDKAANGANNAASAPFYVDLAYIPHHSDPRYSDVDFFKRIRARHYVLSTLEPSAQVLDALLEGKQSWTGDDKDLDVTIIPTYDSDTLATWVSANEDLLARNRIDLAPSASRCTINLQDHETSCSAYRLEF is encoded by the exons ATGAGGCTCCTCCAGCCGTTGGCCGACTGTCAGTTCCATTCGCGACGTCGTCCAAGATCCATTGTCTCAcattctctcctctctctcctctctctctctctccttttcctaTTTATTTCCCCCTTTGGCACTTTGATTCGAGAGAGGAATAACAAGTCCAAGGCGTACACAACCTCTCCAACGCAAGTCGGTTTGTTGTCTTCTGTACCCGACCCGAAAACAAATCTCGGCCCGTCGAAATTCCATTGGCGAATCAGAGCCGAGACGATGGCCGACGAGACTTCGTCCGCCTCATCGGCTTTCTCGCCGCTTTCCGGTGGCTATTTGCTGATCGTCCTCAGTGAGCCGCACAGCGAACAGCACAAGCAAGTCCTACTAGAACATCTCGCCAAAG GACTGGCCTCGTGGGACAGCGTCGAAACGCAGATCGATATCGAGTCGGAACTCCGCAACATCGCGACCCAATGCCCCAACGGCGAAGAAGTCAGGAACG GAGAGAAACTGATCCAGTTGGCTTCCGACTCGCTCGTCACTGAGATCCTCATCCAGCCGCAGTTGAGCACGCTCAAGCAGTGCATGCGCAATCTTCTAGCCTCGTTCACGCGCCATCGGCACGTTATTCACGCCGGCTACACATTGTCAGGACCTGGATCCTGGATTTTacaa GATGGAACCTACGATTTTGGCGACTTTATGCACATCGTGCAAGACCCCGAAATCCAGCGGCTCTATCGAGCCTACGAATCGAGCATCACGATGGACCTTCACTGCGCCGACGAGGGTCAATGGAGCGCCGAGCAGATCAATCAGGATCCTGCCATCAAAGCCGCCAAG ATATCCATCAACCCGCCCGGTCGATTGAGCGCCGCCGAGTCGCAGAGCCAACAAGACGCCGTCAATTCTTTTATCCGATACATTTCCGACATTCTGCCGTCGGTGACGTTGGATCATCTCCTGGAGCCATCCGACGTCGTTGGCAACATCCGGTTCAATCACCCGACCCTCTACGTCTTCCCAGGCGGACAGGGAGACTCTGCCCTCTTCGGCATCAGCGGATTCAACATTCTCGTCGATGGAGGATTCGGACGCAAGCCCTGCTTCTGGGATTTCACCCGACACTTGGACCG GCTCGACGCGGTCGTCATGACACGGAGCAATGCCAGCTCTCTCAGCGGCCTGACTGGGGCCATCTGCCGCAAAGCCGCCAGCCCCGTCTACCCGCAAATGGGTCACATCTTCTGCAATCTGCCACAGGACGGTGAAGTTGACCTCGGTGACATTGACCAGCAGATCAATGCGGCCGACTCTACTTCCGAATCGCTCACTGTCAACATCAATGATCTATGCCGGGCCATGTCGGCCGGACTTGGAGCTTTACAGCTCAAAGCACAGCCAATCTATCGCTCTGCCACTCTGGAGCCCATCAATCTCTACCACAAG GTGGGGCACGGAACACTTGACATGTTCATCGTCAGTCCCAGCGCCAACAGTCCCGAGGTCAAGGAGCTCATGCGTCTCTGGCGTTCTGGAGACGTTTCGACGGCTTTCCGAACCATCAAAATGGGCGGCAAAGAATTCCGCATTCCGCTGCTGGACATTGTCTCGGTTTGCGCCCTGCTGGTGTGGCAGCCGGCCGATCCCAACGAGCCCGTCACTCGCCTCCTGTTCCCGGGCAGTGCTCCTCAACACAAGATCCTCGAAGGGCTGGAAAAGTTCCGTCAATTGGAATTCCTCAAGTCGCCCGTTTTCATGGCCAAAGATGTGGCCGCTCCGCCGTCCGCCGTCATCACTCCGTCATCCACGTCCAGCGCTTTCACCAAGAGCCCAGTCAAGACGAAGAGCACTTCGTCGCCTCGTCACACCCCAATTGAACCAGTTCCTGTCAAAGCTTCGGCCGTCCGCAAGGAAGTGAGCAGCAAGCCGCCGCCCAAAGCGGCTGATCATTCCGGCAGCAATGCCAATTCCAAAGAGGCGGATGCCAAGCCACGTCCGGCCCCTAAAGTCATCAAGGCTGATGTCCTGAGCAGCTCGTCGAGAACGGGCAGCACCGAACTGCGCGCCAAGAAAGCGGAAGCCAAGCCAACGACAGCGGCGCCCATCaaatcaacgacgacgacgacagcggCTAAGAAAGAGACTGCCATGTCCGTCAACGGCGAGACCAATAAAACGCTGGCacccaaaatcaaaaaggatGTGGCCAACATGAAAATGGTCGAGGCCAGAGTTCACTCGTTCAAGAGTTCGGCTTCGTTGAAACGGGCCGAAGAGATCACcaagaataaaaaacccgGCGATGACAAGGACATAAAAGACAAGGTTCAAAGAAGTCAGAGCCAATCCCGCGAGAAACGCTCGGCTTCCACCGTTCGAGGACAGCCAGCAGATGAAGACAAGACGAGGGTTAAACTGGTCAAGAAGATTGCTCCTTCGACAACGGAGGCGACGCCGGTCAGCCCTGCCAAAACGATGACCAAACCCATCAAGGCCAAGCCCAAGGAGACGAGCAAACCAGCCGAACCCAAAGCTCCCGTCGCCAAGGAGCCGTTAAAGAAAGACAAGCCAGCGGCTCCTAAACCTAAACCCGCAGCAGCTAAAGAGACTCCTAAACCGGCTCCAAAGGCCCCGGCcgcttcatcgtcgtcgtcgactccATCAGGCAAAGCTGTCAAGCGACCAGTGAaagctgccgctgctgctgctgctgccgtcgtTGGAGCTGCTGCAGCTGTTGTCGCTGTGGCGGCTGTCACCACGGAGGAACAGCCAACTGAAGAGCAGCCAGCCGTTGTCGAAGAGGATTTCAACGCGGCTGAGGCCCCTCAGGCGGCCAGCTCACCAAAGCAAGACACACCGACCGAAGATGGAGGCCAAGTGCCGGATGAAACGAGCGTTCTGGAAGCGATTGAAAGCCAGATTTTGGAGGATGTAGAAGCGGTCGAACAGGAGTCGCAACACGATTCTGAACCAGATCCTGCCAACGCGGAAGATGAggtcgaagaaaaagaagaagagcaagcCGAAGAACAAGCCGAAGAACAAGCCGAAGAGCAAGCCGAAGAGCAAGCCGAAGAGCAAGCCGAAGGCTCAGTCGCCGGAGAAGTCGCTGATGCGGATGAGGCGGAGGAGAGCGCCGAAAAAGATGAGGAAGAGGTAGTGGAAGCCGATGAGGAAGAAATCGCCCAAGTGGAAGATGGCGGAGATGAAGGGGTCGGATCTGAGGAGCCCGAAGTTGCTGACGCGGTGATCTCCGAGGAAGTTGTCCAGACGGAAGATGCTGAAGCGGACGCCGAGACAGAAGATGCCGAAGTAGCCGTGACGGATGAAGTTGTGGAGGAAGTCGCCGAGCAAGTCGCTGAGGAAGTCGCTGAGGAAGTCACCGAGGAAGTCACCGAGGAAGTCGCCGAGGAAGTCGCCGAGGAAGTCGCCGAggaagttaaagaaaaaacagatgaCGAGGAAgttaaagagaaaacagaTGACGAGGAAGAAACCGTCCCAGAAACTGTTGAACCGGAAGAATTCGACGAAAAATCAGCCAACGATAAGGAAGAAGTAGCTGACGtcgaagaaaatggaaaacctGACGACGTTGTAGATGTtcaagacgaagaagaggtgGCCAATGAAGCCGAAGAACGATCGATCGATAACGAAGTTTCGGTGGACGTCGCTCAGGTTGACCAACGATCCAACGATCAAGATGACAACCTCGAGACGGACGAATGCCCAGAAccggtggaagaagaagaaattcagcCGGCTGTCTCGTCCACATCGGTCGACGCTGGCAGACCCAAATCAGCCTCTCCACAGCCGGTTGCATCCGGAGATGAGATGGCCAACGTGAGCGAAAATGACATAATCGATCAAATTGAACAAAGTCACAACTTGGATGCTACCCAACAAGAAAGTCCAAAGGAACAAGTCGAAGAGTTGCAAGaacccagtgaagagaaagaagTTGTAGATAAAAAGGATGAAAATGTCGAAGATGACAAAGTCGAAGATAAAGATGAAAATCTCATCGAAGACCAACACGAAGAAATCGCCACAACCTCGCCAGAGCcggtggaagaagaaattcagCCGGCCGTCTCATCCCAGTCAGTGGAAACTAGCAAACCTCTTTCTCCTTCTCCACAGCCAGAACCCGAAGAACATCAAGACGACAATGTCGAAGATGTTGACAGGGAGAAAGAagtggaagaagaggaaaaagtcCACCAGGAAGAGAGCTCCTTAGATCATCAGACCATTGACAAAGAACTCgacgaagaaaaagacaaagaagaagatgacaaaCAACCGGATGTGGTTGCCTCTCAGTTGTCTGGCCCATGCGATAGCTCTACCACTGAAGAGATTCAATCCAAAGAAAGCGCTGACGTTGTCTCTGAAAAAGTAGACAatgtcgaaaaagaagaagaaatcgatgACCAACATGTTGATGACCAACATGATATTGAAAAACGCCAATCACATGAATTGACTGTGGAGAGCACGGGCCACCAAGAGGATGCCctttcatctctctcttcccTTTCCGACCTAGAACCAACGCCCGTCCTTGATCGTTCCGGCGCTAGTCTCTATGAAGAAGAACAGCAGCTATCTTCGATGGAATCCCAACCGGAATCTCATCAATTCACACAAAAGTCCGCCCCACAGATGGAGGAGTCTTCTCCCAAAGATATGCAACAGACTACCAAGTCGTCGTCCTTAGCAGTGGTCGACGATGAATCTTCCGGCCCATCGTCAGTTGAAGTCGAAGAAGAATTCAAAGCAGAAATCGTTGTTCGACCCGTTCCTATTTCCGTCCCGTTAGACGATTTTGTAGCTCCACATCAACCAGCACCTAGCCCTCCTGTAGTCAAATCTCCAGTCAAAGAAATTCCTACCCCTCTGGTGCTGGACGAAGAGGACGATGGTGTAGAAGTAGAGGAGGAAGCCTTCCAGCAGGAAATCAAAACCAAAGATAGTGCCGTGCCCATCACTCCCGTCGAAGAAGATCAGGGCGCTTCTTCCTTCAGCTACGAGGAGCCGCAAGGACAGAGTGAGGATCGACAGCTCCCATCTAGCCAATTCAACTCggataagaaagaagaatcagCAGTTGACGGTACTGCAGTCTCCCGTTCCAAAGAGGCCGAAGCGGAGGAATTCCGTGCCTCCATCGACAACCAGTACGGTGATTTCATGAAAACTCCAGCCACTGAGGAAAAGTCCAAACAGAAGACGCCAGAGGAGAAACCATCGACAGAAACGACCGTTGAGAAAAAACAGCCAGAAGAGAAATGTGAGGCGGCAGTAGAGAAGAAAACCGAAGAAAAGATTTCTTCTCCAGTAGAAGCAAAATGCGCTGCtgttgaagaaaagaagagcgaggaagtaaaaaaaaccacTCCCGAAGTCAAACCCGCCGAGAaggacgaggaggaggaggaggttgaagaagaaattgtttcCAAGGTAGTAGACAACAAATCCGTCAAAGCTGAAAAGGTCGAAGAATCCAGCGTTAAAGAAATCGCCAAATCGCCTGAAACGAAGCCATTGGATGAATCTGATATCCTTGAGATGATTGTGGGAGATATCGTGACCGAAAAGGTTGAAGTCTCGACGACGGACGACAAGTCTGCTAAAGTTTCTGTTGACTTGGAAGCTGAAGTTGTCAAGACCAGCGAGCCCATCGTTGAAAGTTTCCAAGCGGTTGACTCTGAATCAACTCAATCGACAAAAGACGCCGATTCTCATGAAAGTTTCCTGGATAAAGTCAAAAACTTTGTCGAGGATGTTAAAAGTTCTTTCGTAGAAGATGTCAAAGTGTCCAAAATGGATACAAAGCCAGTGGAATCgcaggagaaagagaaagtctCGTTGGAAGAGACCAAAGAAGTGTTTAAGAAGGAAGAACTTTCCATTGCAGTCCACGCTATGGAAGCCGAAGCCCATCCAACTGAAgatattgaaaagaaaaacgttaagGATTCCATCCCAGAGGTTCCTATTCAAACTACAGATACCAAATCAGTCAAATTCGACGAAGTTGAAGTACCGCAAGTTtcgggaaaagagaaaagcttCATTGAAGAGGTGGTTCAGAAGATCTGCTCAGTCGAACTTGTTGAAAAGGTTAGTGAATGCCTTACCAAAGAGAAGGAGCCTACTGGAATGGCAGccaaggaggaagaagaggagtcTGTTCCAGTGTTTGAAAAATGCGAGAAATACGGAAAGACTGAAAAAGATGTCTTAGCTGTAGTCGAGCCCATGCTACAGGCAACTACTGAAACTGTTGTTTTATCAGCGGAAGTGAAATCCCAGCGATCCTCTACTTCTGAAGCAGCTCCATTGGAACTTGAGTTGGATATTCCCGAGAGAAAGCTTTCCAATGTTTCGGCATCGTCGGTCACTTCAGTGGAAAAGGACGCGATAGTGGAAGCAGTGGTGTctgaaattaaaacaacagttagCGAATCTGAAAAGAAGATGGCAAATATTGAGTCTGAAATTAAATCGGCAACTATTGAGACTGAAATCAAGTTGGCAGCTATTGAGGCTGAAATTAAATCGGTTTCCACTGAGGCTGAAATTAAATCGGCAACTATTGAGACTGAAATTAAGTCGGCAACTATTGAGTCTGACATTAAATCGGTATCCACGGAGGCTGAAATTAAGTCGGCAACTATTCAGGCTGAAATTAAGTCGACAACTATTGAGACTGAAATTAAATTGGCAGCTATTGAGACTGAAATTAAATCGGCATCCACTGAGGCTGAAATGAAGTCGGCAACTATTGAGTCTGACATTAAATCGGTAGCTAGTGAACCAGTCACAGATACTACCGACCTCGTATTCGTTGCTCCGGTCACTGCCAGCTCACCCATCGATGGGCCAGAACTTCTGAAAGAACTCACGTTCCCACAAGGATTGCCATCCAAATCGGAAACTGACTCCTCTCTTAACTCTCTAGTAGATGAGATCAAAGAAACCATTCAAGATGTCAAAGTGTCACTTACTGAATCAACAACCAAATCGGAAACCGACAGCACTCCATCTAAAGACAAAGTAGAGGATGTTAAACAAATCCTCGCTGACGTCAAAGAGACATTGAAACTTGAATCCGACAATTCGTCTAAATCTCAAGTGGAGGAGATCAAAGAAATTATTCATGCTGATGTAAAGGCTACTCTAGAATCGGCGCCAAAATCTGAAACTGTTTGCCACTCCGTAGACGAAGAAGTCAGAGAAACCGTTGCAGATGTCAGAAAG GCGTCCCTTGAAATGACATTTGATGCTGTCTTAGCCAAACCTAAAATGGAGGAGgtcaaagaaataatttcgGATGCAAGAAAGGCATCCCTTGAAATGACATTTGATGCTGATTTAACCAAACCTAAAATGGAGGAGGTCAAAGAAGTCATTTCGGATTTAAGAAAGGCGTCCCTTGAAATGACATTTGATGCTGATTTAACCAAACTAAAAGTGGAAGAGGCCAAAGAAGTAATTTCGGATGTTAGGAAAGCATCCGTTGAAATGACAATCGATGCTGACTTGCCTAAATCTAAAGTGGAAGAGGTCAAAGAAATTATTTCGGATGTTAGGAAAGCATCCCTTGAAATGACAATCGATGCTGACTTAACCAAACCTAAAGCGGAGGAAGCCAAAGAAATCATTTCAGATGTAAGAAAAGCCTCTCTTGAAATGACAATCGATGCTAATTCGCCCACATCTAAAGTGGAAGAGATCAAAGAAATTGTTGCTGATGCAAAGAAGGCATCCGTTGAAACGGCATCAAAATCCGAGGCTGACTTGTACAAACCGCAAGTAGAGGAGATCAAAGAAATCATCCAAGATGTCAAAGAGGCGGTTGAATCAATGTCGAAATCGGAATCAGTGATAGAAACCCAAGTACAGCAGGTCAAAGAAATGTCCTTTGAATCATCATCAAAATCAGAAACCGAAGTCTCGTGCAAAAGCAAATTAGAGGAAGCCAAAGAAATCATCCCAGATGTAAAAAAGACAGAAGAATTAGCGCTAAAATGCGAATCGATCTTACAAGAAACCCAAGTTCAACAGGTCAAAGAAATAACCTTGGTTGCAGATTGTGATGCCCATTCAGGTTTGTCGTCCAAAGTAGAGGAAGTCAAAGAAACTATCGAAGATGTTAAAAAGATGTCAAGTGACTTATTtgcatcaaaaaaagaaaccgtaGAAGAAGTCAAAGAAGTTATTCACGATGTCAAAGAGACATCATCATCTGCTGTTTCGAAAGTAGCCGAAGTCGCAGAATCCTTGTCCCAATTGGAGGCTAAAGTGGAAGTGAAAGCCGTCACTCCTGAGCCAGAAGTCATTCCACAGGCCGCATCCCAACTCAAGTGCGACCCACTGGCCAATTTGCCAGTAGTCGCACTAGTTGAGACTTCCAAGAATGTCATCGAAGAAGTGAAACCGAAGAGCGCTGATTTGGCTAAATTAGATGTCGTTGACAAGACGGAGCAATTGAAACCGGAGACTATTGATTGCTCAAATGTGTCTTGCTCATCGTCGACTTCCGTCACGCCCAAAACGCCACTCTCGCCCAATATTGCCCGCCGAGAAGTCGCCGTTGAATCAACGGTGATTCCAGCAGCTGCTAATTTGGAATCCTTCGCGGCACCACCACCTACTCGATTCGGAGACGACGTTAGAGACGTGAGTCAGCCATCCAGTTTGGATTCGATGGAAGTCCATTCCAATTCTTCCACTTCTTTGGCTGGAGCCGAGAAACAACACGAagaggatgaagatgaagatgtTGCAGCGACCTCACTGACGCCGACCATCAACTACTTGGCAGCTGGATACGAAGGTGTCAGCATCAGCACTGCGAGCAAATTGTCAACCATAGCATCGTCGGATGGCGAAACTGATGGAGCTCAACCTCCCAGTTTGGACAGCAACTGGTCATCCAAGACGTTTGACAAATTGACATTGGCTGCTGAATCCGGCGCTCGTCATCAACCGGAAGAATCGGCCTTCTCAAGCGGTCCATCCAGCTGGGACGACAGAGAACCTGGTGCCCGACCTTACTATGTCGTATCTGAATCGATCAGTGACCGTTCGGCCACCAGCTCCATCATCTCCCATGCTACCGACGACGATTATCCAGCTGAAAAGTTGGATCGGCCGTCTTTGGTCAGCCACGTCGAACCTCGCAGCGCCACTGGCGAACTGAATatcaaaaaagaattggaTGTGGCGCCCGTCAGTCCTGTACCGTCCTCTCCATTCAGCACCGATCGCTGTAGCAGCCACGGTGACTTTGAAGCCAACAAAGATTCTCTGTCCAGTATCCAGACCTCGGAATCGTCCGACTTTCACTTGGAAACCAAAGTGGATGACTCGGCGTCCGCCATCTCCAGCACCCGTTCAGACTATTCCGATGACCGATCCGGCAGCAGCGTTGATCCAACCCTTTTGCAACAGCAGCGGCTCGAGCAGCGATCCCTGACGCCCCGTAGCGATATCAGCTGTTCGTCAGAGACAACTGACCCCGTTACGACAGCCAACACGACCCAACTGATCCAACCGGGCCAGCAACAGACTCCCGTGGATCTCAAAGCCAATAGCAAAGCCGAGTTAGCCGATCCCAAATTGGCGCCGCACAACATCTGGCTTAAAGAAAAGGACACAGCGTCGTCTCCGAATCCATTCACCGATCAATATGCCGATGACGATACCGACCATTCCGAACCGCTAGCCTCTTCCACACTCTACtaccagcaacagcaacaaccgccAGTACAACAACATCACCAACAACACCTGTCGGATTTCGAGTCTGATCGCCATTCAGATTCGCAATCGTCGTCCGTTCCAGTTGCCGAGTACACGGACGAGTACTACGTTCAACATTTGGATTATGTTGAAACGACCCAGAAATCTTCCCATCCGCATCCAGACGAGGCCTCAGATCAGGAAGCGTATCTGTACGAATCGGAACACGACGATCAAGACCACCATTACCATCCCTACGCGACCAAGTACAGCGACTCGTACGACGAGGCTGATCTCTATCCGACGGAGGAGGCCATCAACGACGACTACCGTCACATTGGAGATCACCAAAATGGCAACTCTTATCACTACTACGAAAGTGGTGAGAGCGCCACGACCGAGGAGGTCGTTGGCAATTTGCACGGCCAGTACGAGGACCTGAACCGCAACGACCGCACGCCGACAAGAGACGTGCAGCATCCCTACGTGGCTCCTGATGTTTACGAATCCGAGCCCGCAGTTATCAGTCCGACCAGCAGACAATTG GACGTCACGACAGCTGCGACCACATCTTCTTCGCGTGATGAACGAGTGTTGCCACAAACGTCACCTCTTCCCAGTCCACAGCCTCATCCGCTTTCGCAACAGCTTTCgccacagcagcaacaacagcaacaacacgaAGACACATTGGCTTCGTGGGGCAAGCCATTGGGTTTACCAGCTCCTGTAGCTCCTGGTGTCGTCTTTTCCAGTAACGGCAGCAACGGTTCCCCGCTCAAGCGCCCAGCTACTGCAACCAACAACGGGCACAAAGCTTCCGACAAAGCCGCCAACGGCGCCAACAACGCTGCCAGCGCCCCATTCTACGTCGATTTGGCGTACATCCCGCATCACAGCGATCCTCGATATTCGGACGTGGACTTCTTCAAGCGCATCCGGGCTCGACACTACGTACTGAGTACTCTAGAGCCGTCCGCTCAAGTTCTTGACGCTCTTTTGGAGGGCAAACAATCCTGGACTGGCGACGACAAAGATTTAG ACGTCACCATCATTCCCACCTACGACTCGGACACACTGGCTACCTGGGTCAGCGCCAACGAGGATCTACTTGCCCGCAATCGTATTGATTTGGCACCATCAGCCTCCCGCTGCACGATCAATTTACAAGATCACGAGACTTCTTGCTCGGCCTATCGGCTGGAATTTTAA